The Kordia sp. SMS9 genome window below encodes:
- the rnpA gene encoding ribonuclease P protein component: MKYRFPKEEKLKSKKCIELLFSEGNSVSKFPLRLIYIAATLPKDVPIQAGVSVTKRRFKKAVTRNRIKRLMREAYRLHKNEVFNRISTSYAFMFLYIGKQEPTFEEIEKSMIRLLEKFSEKIDATNTLENE, encoded by the coding sequence ATGAAGTATCGTTTTCCAAAAGAAGAAAAATTAAAAAGCAAAAAATGCATAGAACTTCTGTTTAGTGAAGGAAATTCCGTGTCTAAATTTCCTTTGAGACTGATTTATATTGCGGCCACTTTGCCAAAAGATGTCCCAATTCAAGCCGGCGTTTCTGTAACGAAAAGACGTTTTAAAAAAGCAGTAACGCGCAATCGCATTAAAAGATTGATGCGAGAAGCCTATCGTTTGCACAAAAATGAGGTTTTTAACAGAATATCAACATCCTATGCTTTTATGTTTTTGTATATTGGAAAACAAGAACCAACTTTTGAAGAAATAGAAAAATCAATGATTCGCTTATTGGAAAAATTTAGTGAAAAAATTGATGCTACAAACACACTTGAAAACGAGTGA